One genomic segment of Paenibacillus xylanexedens includes these proteins:
- a CDS encoding ABC transporter ATP-binding protein has protein sequence MLLEMDQITKKYGGFTANRDIRFNLREGEIHALVGENGAGKTTLMRMLYGMEQPTSGTIKVRGREVSFATPSQAMASGIGMVHQHFMLFPSFTVAENIVIGREPAKAGAFDRKKAAAQVNELGRQYGMPVDPWKKVSECPLGMQQRVEILKVLHQGADIIILDEPSAVLTPLEVKELLANMKSLAKLGKTFVLITHKLQEVMDVADRITVLRDGQVTGTLEAKDTHVEELSRLMVGRELVRMDKQPSVPAEAVLQVEGVNLSGAKDRSALKDIHMEVRKGEVVGIAGISGNGQSELIQVIAGLRKADSGRVVLSGQDTTNWPVRRIREHGLAHIPEDRYMWGAAKDASVRENGLMGHHHRLQSRGIIKAKAARTMVESWIQQFSIKTGSAETKAQFLSGGNLQKLIAAREFAQDTPFLIAAEPTRGVDIGAMETIHAELLRKRSAGAGILLISSELSEILQLSDRIIVMYEGEIAGELRAEEATEEQISLLMAGGKERI, from the coding sequence ATGCTGTTGGAGATGGATCAGATTACGAAGAAGTACGGCGGCTTCACCGCTAATCGTGACATCCGTTTTAATTTGCGTGAGGGAGAGATTCATGCCCTTGTCGGTGAGAACGGGGCCGGTAAAACAACCTTGATGCGTATGCTGTATGGTATGGAACAGCCCACGTCAGGCACAATCAAAGTCCGCGGACGTGAGGTAAGCTTTGCTACGCCTTCCCAGGCGATGGCAAGTGGCATCGGCATGGTGCACCAGCATTTCATGCTGTTCCCTTCCTTTACGGTGGCGGAGAACATCGTGATCGGACGTGAACCGGCTAAGGCAGGCGCATTTGACCGCAAAAAAGCAGCGGCTCAGGTGAACGAGCTTGGCAGACAATATGGCATGCCGGTTGACCCGTGGAAAAAAGTGTCCGAGTGCCCGCTTGGCATGCAGCAGCGTGTTGAAATTCTCAAGGTGCTGCATCAGGGCGCAGACATCATTATATTGGATGAACCTTCGGCGGTACTGACACCGCTGGAAGTGAAGGAACTGCTGGCGAACATGAAATCTCTCGCCAAGCTGGGCAAAACCTTTGTACTGATCACGCACAAGCTGCAAGAAGTCATGGATGTAGCCGACCGAATCACGGTGCTTCGGGATGGTCAGGTGACAGGTACGTTGGAAGCCAAGGATACACATGTGGAGGAATTGTCTCGTCTGATGGTTGGTCGTGAACTTGTGCGTATGGACAAGCAGCCATCGGTACCAGCGGAAGCGGTGCTTCAGGTGGAAGGGGTTAATCTGTCCGGAGCGAAGGATCGTTCGGCGCTCAAGGACATCCATATGGAGGTTCGAAAAGGTGAGGTCGTTGGCATAGCAGGCATCTCAGGTAACGGCCAGTCGGAACTGATACAGGTCATTGCTGGACTGCGTAAGGCGGATAGTGGTCGCGTTGTGCTCTCCGGGCAGGATACAACCAACTGGCCTGTACGGCGCATAAGGGAGCATGGACTTGCTCATATCCCGGAAGATCGTTATATGTGGGGAGCGGCCAAGGATGCGAGTGTTCGCGAGAACGGGCTGATGGGACACCATCATCGCTTGCAGTCACGCGGTATTATCAAAGCCAAAGCAGCAAGAACAATGGTAGAGAGTTGGATCCAACAGTTCAGCATCAAGACAGGTTCTGCGGAGACCAAGGCACAGTTTCTGTCTGGAGGAAACTTGCAGAAGCTGATTGCTGCCCGTGAATTTGCACAGGATACACCGTTTCTGATTGCAGCCGAACCGACTCGTGGTGTGGATATCGGAGCGATGGAGACAATCCATGCTGAATTGCTGCGCAAACGTAGCGCGGGCGCGGGTATTCTGCTCATTTCATCGGAGTTGTCCGAAATTTTGCAATTATCTGATCGGATTATTGTGATGTATGAAGGTGAGATTGCCGGAGAATTGAGAGCAGAAGAAGCGACTGAGGAACAGATCAGCTTGTTAATGGCAGGAGGGAAAGAGCGGATATGA
- a CDS encoding ABC transporter permease: MNRVKETLRGLVQPLLAVFIGLIAGAVAILIVGGNVVDTYAEMWKGAFGNFYFFTNTLARSTPIILAGLGVALAFRAGFFNMGAEGQMILGGLSAALTALYLPGPGWFVCIAAIVAGIVAGGIWSLFAGWLDARFGMNLLITTLLLNYIAIYFGGYMVSYPFKDRTGSAAMAQTPMIDQSIWLPKLFQGMGLHAGFIIAIVAAILIYWFTHKTVTGYEIRMLGSNPSFATYGGVRRIRMMMLSMVISGGLAGLAGAGEVLGTQYRFLDGSLSSASYAWSGIMATLLARSHPLGTAVAAILLAALQTGAMGMERNTDVPLEVGSVIQAVLTLFVSAQIGYSFLKRRKEKKSNATTV, from the coding sequence ATGAATCGGGTAAAAGAAACACTTCGCGGACTCGTACAGCCGCTGCTTGCCGTATTCATCGGTCTGATTGCAGGGGCTGTGGCGATTCTGATCGTTGGCGGTAATGTGGTGGATACGTATGCGGAGATGTGGAAAGGGGCCTTCGGCAACTTCTACTTCTTCACCAATACGTTGGCTCGTTCCACACCAATCATCTTGGCGGGGCTTGGCGTAGCATTGGCATTCCGTGCCGGATTCTTCAATATGGGAGCCGAAGGCCAGATGATTCTTGGCGGGCTTAGTGCCGCGCTCACGGCGCTCTATCTGCCAGGACCAGGCTGGTTTGTGTGTATTGCTGCGATTGTGGCAGGTATTGTTGCCGGGGGAATCTGGTCCCTGTTTGCAGGCTGGCTGGATGCACGCTTCGGCATGAACTTGTTGATCACAACCTTACTACTTAACTATATTGCCATTTATTTCGGGGGCTACATGGTCTCCTATCCATTTAAGGACCGCACAGGATCTGCAGCAATGGCTCAGACACCCATGATTGACCAGAGTATCTGGTTGCCGAAGTTGTTCCAGGGCATGGGGCTGCATGCAGGCTTCATTATTGCCATTGTAGCGGCCATTCTGATCTACTGGTTCACGCATAAAACGGTGACCGGTTACGAGATCCGCATGCTCGGCAGCAACCCGTCCTTTGCAACCTACGGTGGTGTTCGCCGCATTCGCATGATGATGCTGTCCATGGTCATCAGTGGTGGACTTGCTGGACTCGCGGGTGCGGGGGAAGTGCTCGGTACACAGTACCGTTTCCTTGATGGCTCATTATCATCGGCAAGTTACGCATGGAGCGGCATTATGGCCACGTTGCTTGCCCGCTCGCATCCACTCGGTACTGCTGTAGCAGCTATTTTGCTGGCTGCGTTACAGACAGGTGCCATGGGTATGGAACGGAACACGGATGTGCCACTGGAAGTTGGCAGTGTCATCCAAGCTGTATTGACGTTATTTGTATCAGCTCAGATCGGTTATTCATTCCTGAAGCGGAGAAAGGAGAAAAAGTCCAATGCAACAACTGTTTGA
- a CDS encoding ABC transporter permease produces the protein MQQLFDAAMFGSTLRIMTPILLAALGGALCSRVGLFNVGLEGLVLIGAFSAIVGNYLFGNVLLAVLFSIIIVMLFSALFAFISINLKANAIVVGISLNFLAAGVTTFALRAIFDVKGAYYDKDMVGLPKWDIPLIKDIPWLGDVLSGHSPLVYLGIVLVIGLQFYLFKSVSGFRLRSVGENPIAAQSIGIKVRGIQYGAVLMCGVLCALAGAQLSLGQVTMFTEGMTAGRGFIALVATMLGQANPLGVMGSSVLFGFMEALSIRLQGFSLPTHFTLMLPYIVTLVAMFFFKDRTYAQDALKAGGSSR, from the coding sequence ATGCAACAACTGTTTGATGCAGCCATGTTTGGCTCAACCTTGCGGATTATGACTCCAATCCTGCTTGCAGCGCTCGGTGGGGCTTTATGTTCTCGTGTCGGTCTGTTTAACGTGGGTCTTGAAGGACTGGTTCTGATCGGTGCGTTCTCCGCCATTGTCGGCAATTATCTGTTTGGTAATGTGCTGCTGGCTGTACTCTTTTCCATTATTATTGTGATGTTATTCTCGGCGCTCTTTGCCTTTATAAGTATTAACCTCAAGGCTAACGCCATCGTGGTCGGGATCTCGCTAAACTTCCTGGCTGCGGGAGTGACGACCTTTGCACTGCGTGCGATTTTTGATGTAAAAGGTGCATACTACGACAAAGACATGGTGGGACTTCCCAAGTGGGATATTCCGCTGATCAAGGACATCCCGTGGTTGGGCGATGTATTATCGGGACATAGTCCCCTGGTCTACCTCGGCATTGTGCTCGTGATTGGACTGCAATTCTATCTGTTCAAAAGTGTATCCGGCTTCCGCCTGCGTTCCGTCGGTGAGAACCCGATTGCAGCACAGAGCATTGGGATCAAGGTACGTGGCATCCAGTATGGTGCCGTTCTGATGTGCGGTGTGTTGTGTGCTCTGGCTGGAGCACAGTTGTCGCTTGGTCAGGTGACGATGTTTACCGAAGGCATGACCGCGGGTCGTGGTTTTATCGCGCTGGTGGCAACGATGCTGGGACAAGCGAACCCGCTGGGCGTCATGGGCTCCAGTGTGCTATTTGGCTTCATGGAAGCATTGAGTATTCGTCTGCAAGGCTTCTCCTTGCCAACCCATTTCACGTTGATGCTGCCGTATATTGTGACGCTGGTCGCGATGTTCTTTTTCAAAGACCGTACCTATGCACAGGATGCACTGAAAGCGGGCGGAAGCTCGCGTTAA
- a CDS encoding sulfite oxidase-like oxidoreductase, with translation MHNKAERLKKSKTPAPKTGNNHGDRLPPGQMLTEKFPILHEGEVPEYDLSTWDLKVFGEVEEEKVFSLAELQAMPQVNTVSDIHCVTRWSKFDTPWEGIRFSDFVKLLGVKPEAKYVMIHADHDYETNVPLEELMHDDVLLAFKYNGEPLTPKHGFPLRMVVPQLYFWKSAKWIRGLEFMTEDRNGFWEVNGFHHFADPFKEQRFSGEDLPIPEDEWTKKEFD, from the coding sequence TTGCATAACAAGGCTGAACGTTTGAAAAAAAGTAAAACCCCGGCACCCAAAACAGGTAACAATCACGGAGATCGACTGCCGCCAGGACAGATGCTGACGGAGAAATTCCCGATTCTGCATGAAGGGGAAGTGCCGGAATATGACCTGTCCACCTGGGATTTGAAGGTATTCGGTGAAGTAGAAGAGGAGAAGGTGTTCTCCCTAGCTGAGTTGCAGGCGATGCCACAGGTGAACACGGTGAGTGATATTCACTGTGTCACACGCTGGTCGAAATTCGATACGCCGTGGGAAGGTATTCGCTTCTCCGATTTTGTGAAGCTTCTTGGGGTTAAGCCGGAGGCAAAATACGTCATGATTCATGCGGATCATGATTATGAAACAAATGTACCGCTCGAAGAGTTGATGCATGATGATGTATTGCTTGCATTCAAATATAACGGTGAGCCACTAACACCCAAGCATGGTTTTCCGCTGCGTATGGTTGTGCCACAACTTTACTTCTGGAAGAGTGCCAAGTGGATACGAGGTCTGGAGTTTATGACAGAAGACCGTAACGGCTTCTGGGAAGTGAATGGTTTCCACCATTTTGCCGATCCGTTCAAGGAACAACGCTTCTCGGGTGAAGATCTGCCAATTCCGGAAGACGAGTGGACGAAGAAGGAGTTTGATTAA
- a CDS encoding nucleoside phosphorylase: MLMPILQIHSEDMPTYAIVCGDPARAEKISRKLEQARELAFSREYRTFVGLYEGVQIAVVSHGVGSPGAAVCFEELIRAGVTTLIRVGTAGSYTADYPAGSVIVSTAAVRTDGLTRQLVPDGFPAVADIGVTQVLIEAAREQESADAATFAGKVGVGITVTLDAFFAGVEEIPHRKYKQAGALAAEMEIAALYIVSTLRGARAGAIVAIDGFADSDLAAEYDPHTDAVGQAVEREINAALRALAALARQDQV, from the coding sequence ATGTTGATGCCTATTTTGCAGATTCATTCGGAAGACATGCCGACATACGCCATCGTCTGTGGTGATCCGGCACGTGCGGAGAAGATTTCCCGCAAGCTGGAGCAGGCGAGAGAACTGGCGTTCAGTCGGGAGTATCGTACATTTGTTGGATTGTATGAAGGGGTACAGATCGCTGTGGTCAGCCATGGTGTAGGTTCGCCTGGAGCAGCTGTCTGCTTCGAGGAATTGATTCGCGCGGGTGTAACAACTCTGATTCGTGTAGGTACAGCGGGATCGTATACAGCCGATTATCCGGCAGGCAGTGTGATTGTGAGTACAGCCGCTGTTCGTACGGATGGGTTGACTCGCCAACTGGTGCCGGATGGTTTCCCAGCGGTAGCGGACATTGGGGTGACACAAGTGTTGATCGAAGCTGCTCGTGAGCAAGAAAGCGCGGACGCTGCAACCTTTGCAGGCAAAGTGGGCGTTGGTATCACCGTAACGTTGGATGCGTTCTTTGCAGGCGTGGAAGAGATTCCACACCGCAAGTACAAGCAGGCTGGAGCACTTGCGGCTGAAATGGAAATTGCGGCGCTCTATATCGTCAGCACCCTGCGTGGCGCTCGCGCCGGAGCGATTGTCGCGATCGATGGATTCGCAGACAGCGATCTGGCTGCCGAGTATGATCCGCATACGGATGCGGTTGGACAAGCGGTGGAGCGCGAGATTAATGCAGCGCTACGCGCACTAGCCGCGCTTGCTCGCCAGGATCAGGTATAA
- a CDS encoding GNAT family N-acetyltransferase, with protein MSTGTINIRKAEMRDYSGVSLLKDELHQMHVEARPDLYRALETRMEKKEFIELLETDKRYLYVAESSETGLILGYGSVQLSVIQDNPLMVDRKMLYIHELVVDNKHRGQGTGKQLLEAFIELGRELQADSVELSVSTFNSGAQTFYEQMGLVVRSSRMEYTL; from the coding sequence ATGAGTACAGGTACGATTAACATCCGAAAGGCAGAAATGAGGGACTACTCTGGCGTGTCATTGTTGAAAGATGAGCTGCACCAGATGCATGTCGAGGCGCGGCCGGATCTATACAGAGCGTTAGAGACCAGAATGGAGAAAAAGGAGTTCATCGAACTGCTGGAAACGGACAAGCGTTACCTATATGTTGCCGAGTCTTCGGAAACGGGTTTGATTCTGGGTTACGGGAGTGTGCAGTTAAGTGTAATTCAGGATAACCCATTGATGGTGGATCGCAAGATGTTGTACATCCATGAACTTGTAGTGGATAACAAGCATCGGGGCCAAGGAACAGGCAAACAGTTACTAGAAGCATTCATCGAGCTAGGGAGAGAGCTTCAGGCAGATAGCGTGGAATTGTCCGTTTCAACGTTTAACTCTGGAGCACAGACTTTCTATGAACAGATGGGTCTGGTCGTCCGCAGCAGCAGGATGGAGTATACCTTGTAA
- a CDS encoding metal-sensitive transcriptional regulator, whose product MSDSTEASATVQEAVSCHAEGSDGKHVRKSHHSQEMKSNLVSRLNRVEGQIRGIKGLIEKDTYCDDVLTQIAAAQSALNSVGKLLLEGHMKSCIVERIQAGEHEVVDELLVTMRKLMK is encoded by the coding sequence ATGTCAGATTCAACGGAAGCTTCGGCTACAGTTCAAGAAGCGGTATCCTGTCATGCCGAGGGCAGTGATGGGAAGCATGTGCGCAAGAGTCACCATTCGCAGGAGATGAAGAGTAACCTGGTTTCTCGTTTGAACCGTGTGGAAGGTCAGATTCGCGGGATCAAGGGATTGATCGAGAAGGATACGTACTGTGATGATGTGCTGACGCAGATCGCGGCGGCTCAGTCTGCTCTTAATTCAGTAGGCAAACTTTTGCTTGAAGGCCATATGAAGAGCTGTATCGTTGAGCGTATTCAGGCTGGTGAACATGAAGTTGTGGATGAACTGCTGGTTACGATGCGGAAGTTAATGAAGTAA
- a CDS encoding copper ion binding protein, whose amino-acid sequence MSNVTLNVTGMSCNHCVKSVEEAVKNTGASGKVDLAAGTVAVEYDEQTVNVDQIKAAIEDQGYDVV is encoded by the coding sequence ATGTCTAATGTTACGTTGAACGTTACGGGAATGTCTTGCAATCACTGCGTGAAATCAGTTGAAGAAGCTGTGAAGAATACCGGTGCGAGTGGTAAGGTTGATCTGGCAGCGGGGACAGTAGCGGTGGAATATGATGAGCAGACGGTGAACGTGGATCAGATCAAAGCTGCGATTGAAGATCAGGGATACGATGTAGTCTAA